The genomic DNA gctcgagaggtaaggaatcatttcatgacttttgtctggtaactcgactcctgtgcgccacgcagcttgttcatgggGTGAATCGaaagaaccgattcaatagggactctgatccgattcccatcgttcacattagtgagtcgttcaaaaagaacgattcgttcgcgaactacacatcactagggaggacagtgcatccaccgacgaagtgcccggagcaggtgcagtttggacggaggctcaagaaaaagcaaacgtataacccctgggctgtcatgcaaaattcaaagctgggctgtacaacatgcaaaaaggtagggagcTTGGGTCCGGAAAAGACTGGAGGAATGAAACcagcaaaagagtgggtggaatgcacagtaacgtcctctgcctccgatgtaaaaaaacaacagagccctcagaaaaaaggtttttgaacatgcccgaaccaaggcccatttagcggcagcaagcattgtagccaaagCTAAaaatgacaccttaacacaggttatagttacattgtctggctacattgtgtttgtcactttttttctcatgcgttccggtacctcagagccccccggaacaccccccccccccccctccccctctcacctcccacctcccacctcccacctcccacctcccacctcccacctctcgcgctcactatgtgttccgggacctcccgatttacaaattaagcactgacaACCAGTAAACATACAGTATCACTACAGTATTGGATATCGGCCAACAgtgcatttattaatttttttaaggttaccaatatatttgacattgagaaaataagcCTTAAATAGGTATGGGAGATAAGAAGTTAAGGGAAGTTTTGCTATGCTTCCACTACACTGATCCAAATCATTTATGTGTTCTGCACCGGTTAAGGCAAAGCATACCGATACTCAGAGCATTTTACAAAAGGAGGTGGCAAGAGTAAGCATATGATTaaaatgacaataaacaaatCACGTTTCCCTGatggttatttaatttaaatgttcaaGCTGTGCTCTATCATGTATAGATGTAAACTATCTCTGTTGTCTCAGCCCTGTGTAAAAATATGCTGTGCTGTGGTTGCTAGGAGATTATGGAATGTAAACAGTCAGTGCTTCTGGTTATGGGATTGTAAGGTCCATTTTTGATAGAAAAGTCACCATTGAAATatgatttaaatgaaaatatcTGTGTTCTCTTATTGTGCCATGCGGATTTAAACAAGCTGTGGTTTGCATTTGTGCTTGCTATCAATGGTATTAagtttgcattttaaatgtttgaccCTCATACAGATCTGCTTATATGAATTCCCATGTGATATTGACATAAAGAGCTCACTTCAAATAAAATTAGCCTGGTCATTGAAGTGGAATTGTTCAAGTCCAGAAGGGAACTAAACATTATATTTAACTGATTTTGAAAGGCTGTGTCTTCCAAATGAGCAGTACACCCACACACCGAGATGTTAGCGGATAGACTATACCATGGTAGCTGGACCTCCCATGCAGAAATCAAATGTGACCATctgcctctgaagtatgctacATACTTTCAGCCTGGGATACCTGAAAACTAGCAGATCTTTATTGATCCTCCAAACCTCAAGGCCATTATGCCCATTCTTTACTTTCAGTCTTGCTGGGACAGGATGTGTTGACTAAGCTGGGCAATTTTGATAAATGTATTATCTCTGTAAGTTTATATGATGCTGTAAATGAGTATTATGAAAAAAAGCATGTATATGTTTTTCTGTTGTGGGTGGGGTTATCTATAATATTTGCTGTTTGTGAATATCAGCGGATAGAAAAACAACTTAGTTGTACTAAAACAAAACGGTAGATATTTAGACAAATAAGtctttataataaaaacaacttttcACTGAAATATCTGTCTGTGACAGAGAGCTAAAgaatccaagtcaacaatctccctcctgacctgtgagggcacagtataacaggaacagtgtgccccggactggatggtttgacagttcattccagggtcagttggaagtcggccatccaggaaaggggcggagccacaataccagaagtcatcaccttaatgaggtaggcaatgtgtcagtcatggattggaggatacattATTGCACTCGCTACCGTGACTGAgagtatatcaggggatgtggtcGAGCAATCTGTtactttgttatggttacggacggaCCTGTAAAAGGAGTATAGAGATAAAATAGCcatgagtgtttcgtgttttgtttgttttgttgttctaactgtgattgtttgtcattgttaggcGGCTAACACTAGCCGGtagctgtcactaaaggccagcactaacccggacagcactgcacttctgtgcactaataaattgtatttcaccacttgcacgttagcacttactctggacttgtgatcgtgtttgtgttctgtgtgtgtttataccatGTTTACTAtatcgggactgaaccccgtgatATCACTGTGCAgttcacattgctgtgtattgccagggattattatttatggtTGCCAAATGACCCggagtataaaaaaacaaataaagaattgtttggaccgtgaactttgttgtttgtcatttgtttacgcattgcatcacctctaacACCTGTGCACTATAAACCACTTTGCGACACTGTCTCATTTGtttatttgatcaacctatatccCACTGGGATAAGTAACCACTGGATTTGaatagagcattttacagcactgggggatCAGACTTAATCGCATCAGCCATCCTGTTTTTAGGGGTAATATCAGGATTGCCACAGAGAGTTTaatgatgcaatccagggtaaaTTCCCagttctgtaaaatgctctataTAGACCTGTGGCTTATCCCGGCATGATATTGGTTGATCAAAATTACACCTATGTCAGGAGTTTAAGATCAGGATTTTTGTTTGGGATTCATtgattaacatcagggctgaagaaactgaaatatttatttttttgtgcccTTAAATTTAGTGCAAAGGAAACAGGTAATTATATTAACAATTCATaagtaaggctacgattttggcacagtcatttttagtacatttcacgggcgAGGTGTGGCAATAAACCAAGAATTCCTTGAAAGGTCCCAGGTACACCACTGTAGTGTGGTACTTACCACTGCAGTCCAATGTTAAAATGCAGAAACCTATACTGATAGTGGTGGGTTAAAACACAAAGATTATGGTTCATTAATgacaagaaaaatgtttttttttaaaggctagtTTGGAATGGAATCTTGGAGAGCTCGTATTCCAAACGTGATCTGCATCCATGGGAATTTATTGACCTTCCAATGCATCCCCAGTCTCATCATCTATTAATGGCATTcaaataaagcattttaataaaaaatgagaaGGAAGCCATAGCCAAAGCCTTGTAATTTCCATTGCAATTAGCTTAACATTTTTCCATTATCTTGCTTCCTAAATATAAATGTCCTGCACGTTCACTTCCTGTATCTGCAGTAGATCTGTCCTGAGTTGAAGAAACTGTATTCACAGCACTCAGGTCCTAGTAGTGTCAGCTAAATATCCTGACTGAACAAATTCTGAATACTGTGCCTGCCTTTTACTTGCACTCTCACATTGATATGAGATTTTCTGGTATATGAAATAATTTCTGCACTGCAAGTCTGCAGTAGAATGCCAATGTTCTATCAATACTATAATTGTAGCTATTTCAACACAAACAGTCATTTAATTAGACCATTAAAGTAATGATGCACAGCAGCGTTGTATATTAGTTTGGATCCGTGCCTTCAATTTGtatacaagacaaacaaaaccatGAGAGGCGCCAATGTAAATAGTTTGGGTTATTTCAATTACAGTTTCAACACGAGTGTTAGATTTGGAggtatttacaaaatatataaagttggcATCCATCCATTTCTGGCATAATGTTTCAATTTTATATAACACATAATTATAGAAATAACTAACTTGACAACATCTATACACACACCTGCTAAGTACAAATTTGATCTATGTACACCATTCATTGTTCAGCAAATTAAAGTACTTAAATGGCTTGTTCTgtcttgttattatttaaattatcttCTATACAGTACAAAAATGCTGTGCACAACTAACTCTTACCctaatcatataaaaaaaaaacctggatgctacatattttttaaataatgtaataatcaGTAGAAAGGTATTTAGGCCTGTAACAGAGATGGCttggtgggtgatgtcagaccagggaggagacagacacagacagtactggggtatgAATGAATGTGCTGGTGAGCagatttattgcaaaataaaaggtttaaacagaaacaaaacactttaccaaaacaaaacggcacagtggccaaaacaaaatagacagatacaaaacagacacaaaacataaacaagtatgatgctccgcagtggtggaatcttgctccgcagtggtggaatgaccttcctacagatgtcaggactgcccagtccctgaccacattccggcgcctccttaagactcacctcttcaaagagcacctgtagaactcctctgtttgtatcctgggacactatcacccttcatgtaaatgtgctttattttgctcttatctgccccctattttactgcatttaatcctgtacttcagaatactgtaatctgccaagtgtttaacctgtagtactttgtatttaatcatatcctgatgtaactatcactatttaatcataccctgatgtaactatcactatctgctgtattattgaattgtggtttgtcacacttatactttgcttgaacaaaagttattgtatttcttgctcttattgtattacttgtattgtaacacttgaaatgtatttgcttacgatagtaagtcgccctggataagggcgtctgctaagaaataaataataataataataataataataataaaccagcatgggtagcaattgctttctaatAATATAGACTCTCTTGACTCACGTCtctcgttcagccaaagctgcttgtttttatattgtggccgaaggattaactggctatcaattacctagtttatcccctGACCACATTCGGCACGGGATTTCTCAGatgtgtggtcaacagccagtttgtcaataatcactcacTGTTGACCACGCTTTCTCATGATTCTATCTGGATGggacattttaaccccatccaggctgtcagACGATAAGAACAATAAAagagtgtgtttttaaataaacacaacactgtacatttaaataatacaacacatacaaatacaaaataacacaaaacataaaatacgcacaggggcagggagtacccCATCACAAGGCCATTCAGAGAATGGTATATATCTGATTCCATACCCACTTCCATGTAATTGAATGAACAAATGATCCTGGTTAACGTAACACCACACATTCACTACCATGAGCATGTTGCCATGTTATCCTTACAGCCCAAATGGGAATACATTGTGATTTAATTAGACAGTTTATTGAAAGACGATTCACACAGATGTTTAACAGCCAGAGTAAGTATCTCTGGTTATATGCATTGTGCTGGATGGACTAAATAACCACAGCGGACAAcgtgattttaaaatgtgtacagtatTGGTGGTgaagcaattaaaaaatgtggaaaaaaagATGCCTACATTTTCTGTTATGTGTTCATGCAGAACAAGTCAGTTCCATGTTGAATTTAGTACTGCAGTGTTTGCAGTATATAGCAAAAAGCAAAATATACCACACTATGAACCACCATGTTTTTGTTATGGCTAAAAGAAAGTGGTCTTTCCAACACAGTGGCCACCTCAAAGAGTTGTGGTTAGGAAAACAAAGAGACGTAGAGCAGCTTTCCTTTAAAGCAAACGTCATccttaactttaaaacactcaatagtgcaaaGTTTTGAAACActaaaaatgaatgtccatattcagaaacaacacgAGTCTTGCTTGTGTGCCaagtgaatgtttgtttttttctccattgAGCGAGTACACTTTAGTGAGCATGAACACTTAAGTGTTGCTTTTGACTTGTTATTTCTGAGACCTTTAATACTTTACTGGCGAACCTGATCAtatacaagaaaaacaaatcaatcaaGGGATATACCTCAAGagtgattggtttattaaatgttaCATGACTGTTTCATTAATAGCAGTATTTCTTAACGGATTGAACTTCGAAATAAAAAGGACAGTTTGAAAAAGGAGTAAAAGTTTTTTTccgtttgtttttcttttttttttgtaacttatgGAACTGTAAACATTGGGTACGTTTGTTTTAGCCGTGTTAAGGACATAACTCATGTGCTAAGCATTGTGAAAATATGTCAGTACAGCACTACAGCACTAGCAGAAATATTTTCAAGGAAAGAAGTTGaacaaaccacaaatgtaataactgcccacaaatgtaatatctcccacaaatgtaataaccacctgttcatatatatataacgtctccCACAAATGTTGCACCCATGATAATGCCAGTAAATTACTTAGcacatatgtatttatgtatttaacagtttatcttataattaataatattcatTAGTGTCAGTTTTGGGTATAAAGATAAAAAAGCCATTCCCATACCCCCAGTAACGACTGCCCAATGATTCAAGTATATACTCTTCTAGTTAATtatcacaattttttttctttttaataaataataactgaaagttgGTAGATGGGTATAACATTTTTGGGAtagattattacatttgtgggagatattacatttgtgggcagttattacatttttggtttgtACAAAGtttctaataattaaaaaaaaaaaaaaaactagtctgGAGTTCTAAATGAGTgctgtatgtatgtctgtatggtAACCCTTTTTTGTAGGATTATTACATTTTTGAATGAATGCCATATCATTCCTTCTGTCAAAAAGAAGTACCGGTACTTAACAAAAAACGTGATTTTGAAATCATAAATATTTCAAGGACCTTGAAGAAAAGTGTCCAACAGCTGTATTATGTTGTGCCCTTTTtggcacaaataaaaaaaaaaaaaacaaaaaaaacatgaacctTCCCATAGGTGGTTCATTCTTTTTGTTGTCTTTGTGCCAGGAGAACCACCTGACTCCCTTCGGGAGGATAGTGTTTCCCAGCATCCATCATTCCAAAATACTGTGATGTCAGGAAACCAGCAATAATGGCAGCTTTGCCCATCCATGACTGACATTAAGTGTATTGTTTTCTGCGTAGGCTGAATGGCTGGCCTAAAGGTACATTCCAGAAAGCTGTTTGGAACACAAGCCCTTTGTACCCTGATTCTCTTCCATCCACTGTATATGCAGTCCCTTTAAAACTGAGGAGTGCATTCATGTGTAAACTTGGACCATATCGGTTTACCATATCTGTGGGCCTGAAGCCACAACTATACAAAAGTATACATGACCAAAGAGTCAAGCATAAGAACTAATGTGACAAAATTCAATAAGGTGGTTCATGATCTCATATCGCATTTCTCTGGTATCAAAGTAGATatgttttaatcaataaaaaagcaCTTTGCCTAGGGCTAGATCTTATCTCAAAGGAAGTCTTTGTTGACCTGTTCGTGAATTGTGGAAGACCATGAAATCATCTGtgcattttattcttttttaaatcaaactatCTTTCTAAGTGGAAGgcgttaaataataataataataataataataataataataataataataataataataataataattaatctttGGTGCATACATCTATGGCGATaagataacaaacacaaataaaaaatagtgtCCTACTAGTGTTATAAGTTGATTGGCCGTGGTGTATTTCTGTTATAATTGGTATCGCAATGGTAATCATGTTTACCATAACTGAGTTTGTGTGCAGTAATAGCGGTTAAAAACTACTATTTTAGTTAGACAAAAAATGTTGTTTgacttgtttttttgtaaatgaaaagaGTTTGGCTTTGATGCCTGTGAAATTATCAATTATAACACTGATAGAAATATACCATGGCTAACTACGTTACTAAAGACTCCAGAAACAGGTAGAGACTGTGCTGGAGTATCTGGGGGAGTGGCCTCCATCGTGATGCATTTCCGTTGTGAAATCACTTCCATTGTGTTGGGTgggctttttgtatttgtgttttattttcttgtatttgTGTTTCCTGCTTTTGCTTTTGTTCTTgcgttttgttttcatttttttgcatttgtgtttttcgatttgtatttgtgctttttatttgaatttgtgttttttggtttgtatttgtgttttttgagttgtattttttaatctgtatttgtgtttttcaatttgcatttgtttttagatttgtatttgcgttttttcaatttgtatttgtgtttttttattttagttgtgcttttttttaaaatttgcatttgcgtttttttatttgtatttgtgttttttcgtttgtatttgtgttttgcacttgaGGGCCACCGTAGGCTTAGGATACCTGGAAAAATACTATACAACTCCCCTGTTGTATCTGGTtacattattaattaaattattactttatatatgtattgtattttatttacaatttagaATAAAACACAAGTATTACATTACTGTTATTTTAAGGAGTTGAAGTGACACATTGCTCCCTAGAAAATTGACAACGTGCGCCCCTAGTGGAAAGATGTTACAATACATTTAGTTTACACTTGGATTTGTAGTTAACCTCAGGAAAAAAAGTATGAATAATTCTTCAGCATTTTAGTCACAGGAAGCTATGTCTTAATTATTGTTAGGAAATGAACAGCCATTGTTTACtgcaaaatatttacaaaaaacagtGCGACATTTCATAGACTATCTACAAAATGTATACTGTAATAGCAAAAATAATCCAACCAAATTGTGGATTTTGTAATAATGTTATTTAGGGTAAGAGACAAATACATGTACAGTTATGAAAGCTATAAATCACTCCCGTGTCTCTCTTTACAGAGGGTGGGATAGCCCGGGGTCCCTGTCAATCTCTCTGCGTCTCTTAATTCCTGCATTTTCGCTCCTCctccatcccccccccccgagaacctacacatttaaaacaacaacaggcTGAGCCAATGGGAGCACGCCGAACATCGTAGAGGGGCTGAgcgaagaaagaaaaaaatgagcgAGAAAGAGGGAGAAGCCAGAATACCAACGAGAAGAGAAGCGTTGctaatttttttctgtttgtttgcttttccATGCATGCATAATGAAGGATAATTAGAGCATGCTGTGACCGTAGGTTTGTATTTAAGGTCTCCTAATAATCCATAAACGGAGATGAGAAGCTTTTAGTATCTTATGTTGTAAGGGAAGCAACAAGAAGGGGGCAGctgggtttttgtttcaacctccTGAAAACCTCTGTGAAAGTGCAGCACAAGGACTGCACACTACTTGCTGGACTAAGCCTCCGAGCGGGGAAATTAAGCGATCCAGTGCGAAAGTTGTCAGATCGTGGAAAACTGCTGCACGGGAAAGGGTTTCTACAGTTGAGAAGAATCGATTCTTCCCCGCAGACTCTGGATTCTTGCTTCAGATTTAATGGATATATGAGAGCCTTATGAAAAAAATCAACAAAGGTTTAGCATTATCTCAGCTGCAAGCACCACGATGGCAAATTATGCCTGTTTGAGCCAGTGCTTCAGCCGGGTGGTCTGGCTTTTCGTGGGCTTAATCGTGGTTTTCGGTTCAATTTCATTGACTTCGCCTGCCCATGGCCGTCGGATGATATGCTGGCAAGCCATCATGAAGTGTCAGGGTGAAGGGGAATGCAACTATGCTTACGGGCAGTATGTTGAAGCCTGCTCCTCGATAATAAACAGAGATCGCCACCGGTGCCCAAGTCACTGCATCTCTGCCCTCATTCAGCTGAACCACACTAAGAATGGACCCGCTCTAGAGGACTGCGACTGCGCTCAGGATGAGCGTTGCAGAGCCACCAAGCGAGCAATCGAGCCCTGTTTGCCAAGGACTAGTGGAGTTTTGGGCTGCACCGAAGCAAGGCGCCAGTGCGACAGGGACCCCCGGTGCAGCACTGCCATGCGTAATTATTTAATACACTGTGGCAAACTTTTCAACGGGATTCGGTGCACTGATGAGTGCAGGGCTGTAATAGACGACATGCGGTATGTGCCTAAAGCAGCCCTTTTGAATGATTGTGTGTGTGATGGAATGGAGAGGCCCATCTGCGAGGCCATAAAGGATAACATGGCAAGGCTTTGCTTCGGGTCCGATTTCAACACCGGCAGCGGTGGCTCAGACGATGAGGACGACTATGAAGACTATGAGGATCCAATAATAGTGGACTACGCCAGCAAAGAAAACAGTGGATGTCTTTTGAGACCCCTAAATGTTTTGACTTTGATGGCATCCATTTTGCttctatttccttttctttaatcCTTAAATTAATTATTCACCAAGTTTTGCTTCTGTCAGTTTAACTTCTTCTAAAGACTTTGATCTGTCACTCAAAGACGCTCGCCTGGTTGCTGTTGAATATATGCGACCCCAAAGGGTGTGTGAATTAAAGTTTGCATGGCAATATCTAATTGTCCAATCATAACACATTGATTTTAGCCCAAAGGTCTATCACGGATCACGCGCGCTCGTGTTCTGTGTTGAAATGGTTAAACGTCACTGTGTTTTGGTCAGTATAGTTAAGAGTTTTacattttggtatttatttttaaatgtgttttttttttttttttttttttggttgcctgTGTTGGCATGAAGTGATGCTACCAAATAAGCTTTGTATTTGCAATACTACTGCCTTACTGCCAGAAATTTGCAATTTTCTAAGTTAGTCACATACTAGCCGGTATTTTTGACATCGTTCAGTTGATCATTTGTCATCTGAAGTTATATTGTGTGCTGTCATTGTTGACAGTCGATATGgctcaaaataatatatatatatatatatatatatatatatatatatatatatatatatatatatatatatatagatagctagatagatttTAAAGGCTACTATGGTAAAATGAATGAACAAtgcaagttatgttttttttttaacttttatataAACtctattttttaaagatgttgcTTCAGTGGTATCAGGGTTTCACCTCTGGTATATCTTCATTAAAGTCTATTTAAGATTGGAGTTAGTTACCAGTCGAATCGTTTGTTGTACATAAAATGTTATAATCGATGCATttggaaataatttattttataaaagtgttcTGATCCAGTTCCATAGTTTCAAGACTAAGTTTGTAATTCAGTTCATACCTAAAGGTACAGAATCCAATTTTATTTGAAAGGGAAGTGATTTATTATTACATTGACGTATGTATGCTCTAAAAGTCAACTGTACAGTGTATTATATAGATTTTTCAGAGGTTATCTTTTTAACTGTGTTTTTTGAGAGGAATTATTCACTGTCTAGAAATGTGTAAATGCATTGTATGGCTGCCTTAACGTTGTATTTTTATAGAAGGCATAAAAAGAGACATATTGTTTAAAAGCATTCACGTCttgtgttctttaaaaaaagtattattgaATTAGGAACTGGTGTTTAAGCATGGAATTGGGATGTAtaccataaaacacaaaacagtaatgTCCCTATGTCTTTAAAGTATGTCACTGTTTTAAACAGCAGTTATAACGAGTATCTATACAAGAACAGGCGATAAGAAATCtgataaaattaaacaaaaagtatCAATTTTCAAGTAAGCACGTTATAATTACCAATTGGCAGCGGTTATTTGTGGggtaattaaaaaagaaaggtaCATAGATAAGAAAACGGTGAACATGATGAGAAATGTGATTACACGTTTTGTTGACAGTTTGTATAATTTTCGCTTTAAAAATGCCACGACCACAAACCAGAGCTGCCAGCATGGATGGGAAATGTTTAGTTGGACAGCAAATTATAGTCGTGCTGCTGGCTACTGGTCCACACACCCAAAAGGCTTTATATAAATAATTACGCTCTTAAGCAGTGTCGAGTGCTGTTACACTTGACCTTGTAAATAGAAATGTTTGCTGTAGGAATAAACTCCGGCGTTCGAAAATCTTTTAAACATTAGCACAAAAGAGAGAGCT from Acipenser ruthenus chromosome 2, fAciRut3.2 maternal haplotype, whole genome shotgun sequence includes the following:
- the LOC117403950 gene encoding growth arrest-specific protein 1-like, producing the protein MANYACLSQCFSRVVWLFVGLIVVFGSISLTSPAHGRRMICWQAIMKCQGEGECNYAYGQYVEACSSIINRDRHRCPSHCISALIQLNHTKNGPALEDCDCAQDERCRATKRAIEPCLPRTSGVLGCTEARRQCDRDPRCSTAMRNYLIHCGKLFNGIRCTDECRAVIDDMRYVPKAALLNDCVCDGMERPICEAIKDNMARLCFGSDFNTGSGGSDDEDDYEDYEDPIIVDYASKENSGCLLRPLNVLTLMASILLLFPFL